CCTGCTCGGTGTCGGCGGGAGCGGCGATCGCATGGCGCTCGAGCAACCGCCGCAGCTGCGTGCGGTGCATGCCGAGCGCCCGGGCCGTGGCGGCCACGTTGCCGCCGTTCTGCCGCAGCGCTTCCTCGATGCGCGTCCGCTCGTCCGTGTCGAGTGCTTTGGCCCGTGACGGCGCCTCCCTCGGAGGCTCCCGGTGCTCCGGCGGCGGAGAGGGCGGCGGGGCCGAGGCCGCGGCGCCGAACGCGGTGCCGGCGCTCGGGCTCAGGTGCCGGGCCTCCACGCGCGGGGCCTCCTGCATGAGCGCCGCCTGGATGGCACTACGGGCCTCGACGAGCAGCTCCCGGACGTTGCCCGGCCAGGGCCGCATCAGACAGGCCTCCACGAAGGACAGGTGCAGCGTCAGCTGGGGCGCCACCTGCCGCACCTCGCGGTGGAGCAGCAGGGCAATCTCCTCGGGGCGCTGGCGCAGGGGCGGTAGCGTCACCTCCGGCCGGCCGATGCGGAAGTACAGGTCCTCGCGCAGCTTCCCCGCCGCCACCAGCGCACGGAGGTCCCTGTTGCTCGCCGAGCAGATGTGGATGTCCACCAGCTTCGGCTTCGCGGCTCCCAGCGAGAGGACCTCCTTGGTCTCCAGCGCCCGCAGCAGCTTCGCCTGCACCGCCAGGTCCAGCTCCACCACCTCGTCGAGGAAGATGGTTCCGCCGTCCGCCGTCTGGAGGTACCCCGGGGCATCGGCGTCGGCTCCCGAGTAGGCGCCGCGCTTGGCTCCGAAGAGCAGCCGCTCGGCGATGCTCTGGGGAATCGCCGCGCAGTTGACGGCCACGAAGGGGCCCGAGCCGCGCGGCCCGTTCTCATGGAATGCGCGCGCCACGCCCTCCTTGCCCGTGCCGCTCTCCCCGTGGATGTGCAGGGGGAACCCCAGCCGGGCCGCGCGGGAGACCTCGTCGAGCAGCGCCTGGAGGGCAGGGCCCCGGATGAAGCCCTCGCGCGTCACCACGCCGCGCAGCTCCAGGGGATGCACATCCGCGCTGGGCACGAAGAGCGAGTCCCCCATGCGGATGACCCGCTGCACCTCGCGGGGCGTGTTGGCGGGCACGGGCTCCCCATCCACGCAGGTGCCATTCTGGCTGCCCAGGTCGGTGACCCAGAAGCGCCGCCCGTCGAAGTGGATCCGCGCATGGCGGCGGGACATCCGCGGGTCCTGCGCCTCGCCCAGCGCCGGAGAGCCCCGCCCCAGCTCCAGCTCCCCGCCCTTGAGTGGCAGGGCCACCGCCATCGCCGTCCCCGCGGCGAACAGCCGCATCAGTCCCGGGACGCGTGGCACGGCGGGATTCTTGTCGCTCAAAATTCCGCTCGGCCTGAGGGTCGACCCGTCCTGTTCCATGCGCGGGCATTATAGGCCGGTGTGCCTCCTGGCACGGCTCGTTGTGCCAGCACCTGTGTCATGTGCCGTGCCACCCGCGAGCAGCCGCGTGCCTCCGGCTCGCCGGGCGCGGTATGTGCCCGGGATTGCTCGGCCCGGTGTGCTTCGCCGCGCTGGCATGCCTTTGGCTAAGCCGCCAGCCAACCAGTGTTCGCGGCGGTGCGGGTGGGTTTGGAGTAAGGGGGGGCCCGCCCGTGCCGCCGCACGAGGGAGAGCTCATCATGATGGATACGACGAAGACACATGGAGTGGACACCCGCGAGGGAAGCGGGCGGATGTCGGCATGGCTCATCTGCATGGCCCTGGTGACCGTGGCCAGCGGATGCGGTGCGTGCCAGCAGGTGATCCGGCCGGCGGACCCCACCACGGGCCCGGTCTCGACCTGCCCCGGCGGACCCACCTGCGGCATCGACAAGGCCCTGATCGCGGGAATCACCGTCACCGACGAGTGCCCCACGGGGAACTGTGACCCGGGCGGCAATGGCAACGCCAAGGGCCTCTACACCGCCGAGGGCGGCAACTACTGCTTCCTGGCCGGCGGCCAGCAGCATTTCTGCCCGGAAGCCTTCATCCACAGGCCCAAGGGGCTCATGCTCGCCATCCGCTACCTGAACGGTGTGTTTGGCGTCATCGAGTATCCCGTCACGGCCAGGCTCGCGTCCGACTCCACGCCTGTGTTCCTGACCGCGGTCGAGGGAAACCGGACCCAGCTCACCCTCAAGTACAAGCAGAACGGTGTGGAGCACACCCTGACGGGGGACGACGTGAGCAAGGTCATCCTCAGCCTCGGCTCCATGCCGATGGGACATGGAGATGCGACCCAGTTCATCTCCTACGACATGCGGTTCGTCACCGACCAGAAGGCCAAGACCGAGAAGGATGGGGTGCACCGCTACCGGCTCAACTACCGGGAGATCCGCCCGGGCACCGCCTGGCTCCGGCACTGCGCGGGGGATGACGAGACCGTCGTCTCCTTCCTCCCCGGGCAGCGGGTGAGTGGCTCGACCGGCTACGTCAAGGACGACGCCACCGTGACCACCATGGGCTGCGAGCAGGGCTCCATCGTCACCTGTCTGGCCTGGGGTTATACGCCCTGGGATCCCGCCACGGGCCTGCGGGACGAGACGCGCGACTACGTCTTCCAGTCCTGCCTGCAGGCGAAGCGTGCCGCCTATTTCGTCGGCAAGGGAGACTGGCGCAGCTACACGAAGCGGAACACGAAGATCTTCAGGCGGGACCAGTACGGCTTCGGCAAGCCCCAGGACTCGATCGATCGCGTCGAGGCCCTCTGGAGCCCGCTCGGCGCGGTGTGCTTCAACAAGGAGAACCGGCGCCGTCCGAAGGCCGATGCCTGGCTCGGGCAGAATCCCGACAACCTGAAGACCTATGGCGTGGGTCCGTGCACGCCCGAGGACTTCACCCTTCAGGGGAAGGTCTTCACCGGCCCCGTGGAGGATCCGTCAACGCTGCCCTGACTCCGCCTCGCGGAGGGGCTCTTCGTACTCCCGCCGCAGCAACGGGTTGAGCTCGAGGGCCCGGGCGAGCGCGGTCCGAGCCTGGCGGACGGTGTCGGGGCGCTCCGCCTCGCGCATCGTCCGCGCCCGGGCCAGGAGCAGTCCTCCGCGCAGGGCCTGGGCGTGCGCCAGGTTCGGGTTGAGCCGGAGTGCCAGGTCCACCTGCGCCAGGCCCTCGGAGATGGAGCCGGGCGCCTTGCTCGTGGGCAGTGCTTCCGCCAGCCGCCAGTGGACGCGCGCCAGTTGCTGGTGGGTCTCGTAATAGGGATACATCTCCACGGCGCGCCGGGCCTCCGCGAGCGCCTGTTGGAGCAGCGGCAGCTCCGGCCTTCCCCGCTGCCTGGCCCACGCCGCCTCCGCGAGGGCCAGCCGTGAGCCCACCAGCCGGCACTCGACCCAACCGGAGTCATGGCTGTAGGCCTCGGCGAGGGCCCGCCGCCCCGCCTCGAGTGAAGCCGTGGGCTCTCGTCCGTCCCGCATCGCGTGCTCCACCTCCACGAGGTGACCCATGGCGCGGTAGAGCGGGGTGCGCCCATAGGTGGCGTTGATGGCCGAGGAGCGCTCCAGGTACTGGAACGCCCGCTCCAGCCTCGGGCGCGGGTCTCCGCCGCTGGCGACGAGGTAGCGCGCGAGCGTCAGCTCCGTGAGGGCCACCTGGTTCAGCGCCAGGTAGTAGTTGCCGTCGAGCGCGAGGGCCCGCTGGCCGGCCTGGAGCGCCTTGTCCACGTCCTCCTGGGGGCTGAGCCCGCGCGAGAGCTCGTACGCCGCCTTCGTGCCGTACAGCTCGATCAGGTTCGTGTGCGCCAGGAGGTACGCCGGGTCGCTGCGCGCCGCCTGGTTCAAGTGGTGCTCGGCCTGGGCGTACGACTCGCGTGGATCCGCGCCGTGCTCCCGCTCGTGGTTGCCCTTCCAGCGGTAGACTTGTGCGAGGTCGTTGTGTCCCCACGGGTACTCGGGCTGGAGCCGCAGCGCCTTGCCCAGCCAGGAGATGGCCGCGTCCCACGAGGCGTCCGGCGCCGCGCCATCCCGCGCCAGCCGGAGCGCGCGCATGAAGTGGCTGTAGCCCAGCATGTCGTAGGCGTACACGTCCCGAGGGTCCAGCTTCACGGCGCGCTCGGCGGTGGTGGTCCACTCGGTGAGGATGGGCTCGGGGTCCAGGCCGCCCTTCTCGAAGTTCATCAGCCGGTACCACTGCATCAGCACCTGGGCCTTCTTCGTGTACCCCGAGGCGCGCAGCGGGGAGGCCTGGAGGCCCTTGTCACCGGCCTCCAGCGCGCGCTCCAGCGAGGCCTTGCGCGAGCGTCCCTGCCGCGAGTCGATCACCGACTGCTGCAGCCACACCTCCGCGAGCGCCTCGTGGTTGCGCGCATCGCTCCGGCCGGACTCGATGGCCTGCTCATACAGGTGGCCTGACTGCTCGAGCCCGGTGCGTGCCGGTTCGTACTCGCCCTTCTCCAGGTGCTCCATGGCGCGGGTGTAGGCCACGTCTCCTGCGAGCTTCCGGGCCTCGTACACCCAGGGCGTCTCCGCCGCGGCCTGGGTCGCGAGCCGCGCCGCCGCGTCGTAGTCCCGGCGGTAGAAGGCGATGAGCCCCTCCAGGTAGCGGGGTGACTCCAGGTCCAGGTCCCTGCTGCGCTCGAGCGACTGGAGCGCTGGCTCCAGGTACTGCTTCTCCAGGACGCGTTGCCGCTGGGCCACCCACTCCTTGCCACCGCTGTTGCGCGCGTCCTCCAGGGCCTGGTGGTACAGCTCGCCGAGCACGCGGCCGAGCGCGTAGTGCAGCTCGGGGGAGTCGACGCCCTTCTCCTGGGCACGCGTCAGCTCCTCGTGGGCCAGTCCCAGCTCGTGCATGGCCAGGTAGCCGCGCCCCAGCGCGTAGTGCACGAGCCCCTCGCCGAGGCTCCCCAGCTCATGGGGCTGCGAGGCGATCCGCGTCATGCGCTCGCGGACGAGCTGCTGCTCGCGGCTGGTGTCGTGCAGGGGCAGGGTGTAGGCCGCGCGCAGGAACCATTCGATCTCCTTCACCTGCTGCCCGAGCTGCCCGGCCAGCCGTGCGCGCTCCTCCGAGCGTTGCCGGGTGGTGCGGGCCTCCAGCCACGAGCGCGTACCGAAGGCGGCGAGGACGAGGATGCTCGCCAGGGACACCGCCGAGACGGCCACCAGGGTCCGGTGCTTCCGTGCCCGCCGCCGCAGCCGGTACACGAGGCTCGGACGCTGCCCGAGGATGGGCTCGCCATCGATGTAGCGTGCGAGATCCTCGGCGAGGGCGCGGGCGGAGGCGTAGCGCTGCTCGGGCTCCTTGTTCAGACACTTGAGGGCGATGGTCTCCAGGTCGCCCGGGAGCTGGGGCACGTGCGTGCGCGGGGCGGGCGGCTCCTCGTGGAGCACCTTCTGCAGGGTGCCCATGAGGGAGTCGCCGGTGAAGGGCACGGTGCCGGTGAGCAGCTCGTAGAGCGTCGCGCCCAAGCTGTAGACATCCGAGCGGCGGTCGATGCTGCGCACGTCGCCGCGGGCCTGCTCCGGCGCCATGTACGAGGGCGTGCCCATGAGCGCGCCCGTCTGCGTGAGGCCGTGCCCCTGGCCGATGTCGTACGCCAGGCCGAAGTCCATCACCACCGGGAAGCAGCGCCCGTCCTCGCCGCGCTCGACCATGATGTTGGAGGGCTTGAGGTCCCGGTGGATGACGCCGAGCCGGTGCGCCTCGTGGATGGCCTCGGCGACCTCCTTCATCACCTGCACCTTCTCGGGCAGGGACATGCCCTGGGCGGCCTTGTCGAGCCGCTCGCCCCCGATGAGCTGCATGGCGATATAGGCCTTCCCGGCCACGTCGCCAACCTCATACACCTTGCACACGTTGGGATGGTCGATGCGCGCCTGCGCGCGGGCCTCCTGGAGGAAGCGCATCACCTTGTCGGGGTCCGCCCCGCGGATGAACTTGAGCGCGACGACACGGCCCAGGCGCCGGTCCCGCGCCTTGAAGACCTCCCCCATGCCTCCGCTGCCCAGCGGCGCGAGGAACTCGTAGCGGTCCCAGTGGGGGACCGGGAACTCCTCGCCCGGCCGTGGGGCGGCGACAGGCACCGGGAGCTCCGCGGCCCGTGCCGCGTCCTCGCCCGGGAGCGTGCCGTCCAGCGCGGGCGGGGCGGTGGGTTCTGGCGCGAGCGTTGGTTCGAGCGTCCGCTCTTCCTTACCGGGATTCGACATGGGCAGACGGGGGGCCTCCCGGCGAGCACAGTATCAACCCGGCCAGGGTTCCGCTTCTCCCGGCACGGGCTCTCCAGCGGGCGAGCCGGAGACCGGCAGGCGCAGCGTCACGGTGGTGCCGCGTCCCTCGTGGCTCGTCAGCGTCACCTCGCCGCCGTGCGCCTCCACCACCCGCCGCACGAAGGCCAGCCCGAGCCCGCTCCCCGTTGCCTTGGTGGTGTAGAAGTCGTCGAAGGCCCGCTCCCGCGTGCGCGCGTTCATGCCCTCGCCGGTGTCCTCCACGCTGAGCGCCACGCCTGTTCCATCGAGCCGCGTCCGCAGCGTCAGCGTGCCCCCGCGGTGCATGGCCTCGAAGGCGTTGCGCACCAGGTTCTCCACCGCGTTGGCCAGCAGATCCCAGTCCCCCGTGCAGCGCGGCAGGTCCGCCGCCAGCTCGCGCTTGAGCTCCACCTCGGGGCGCCCGGTGAAGGTTTGCAGGGACAGCACGCTCGCCGCCAGCTGGTTCAGGTCCAGCGGCTGCATCAGCGGCTCCACCCGGCCCAGGCGTTGGTAGGTGCTCACCACCCGGTCCAGCCGTTCCACCTGCTCCAGCAGCAGATCCAGGAACTCGCCCTTGTCGTCCCAGGGCTGCCCCTGCGAGTGCTCCACCTTGAGGTACTGCGCGGCCCCCTTGAGCGCGGCGATGGGGTTCTTCAGGTCATGCGCCATCTGCGCGGAGAAGCGGCCCAGGGTGGCCATCTGCTCCAGCCGCTCGCGCTGGGCCACGAAGGCGATGACGCCCCGGCGCGTGATGGCCAGCAGCGTCAGGGTGACGGCCGCCGTTCCCACCACCAGCGCCCCGTACTGCCCGGCGAAGAGCTGGAAGACGGCGAGGTACGCCAGCACGCCCATCAGTGCCAGCAGCAGCGCGTACATCGCGTGGACGTTGGACAGCTCCTGGCCGAAGAGGCGCAGGCGCAGCGCCACCACCGCGATGGCCGGCAGGCCCAGCAGCGTGCCCAGGTTGCCCAGGCGCGGCACCTCCTGGCCCAGCACGGCCACCAGGTCCGTGCCCAGCAGCGTCACCAGCAGCGCCAGCCCCGTGAGCATCAGGCCCGCCCGCGTGCGCTCGGTGGCGCGCACCTCGTGGCGCAGGTGCTGGGTGAGCAGGCTGAAGCCCCCGAGCAGCAGCGGCGCCGTGAAGGCCAGCACCGTCAGGACGAAGCCCCGCGAATGCACCACTTCGGCCACGCGCGTCGAGCCCAGGCCCGCCACCGCCGTCGCCGCCAGCACCCCGAAGACGCCGTACGCGGAGAACATCGCCACCGCCAGCCGGCGCCGCTCGCCCACGAAGGAGAGGATGAAGTGCAGCGCGGACGGAGCGCTCATCAGCGCCGCCGCCGTGGCGATGAAGCGCCAGCCCGGCCCTCCCGAGTGCGCCAGGGCGAAGTCCGCGAAGTTCCACGTGGACAGGGCGATGCACAGCACCGACAGCGGCAGGGCCAGCACGCTGCGCCCCACGCGCACCAGGGCCAGTCCCGCCAGCGCCAGCAGCCCCGCGCAGGCCCCGAGGCTGATCCACGCCTGCGTCATCACGTCCTCTCCGTTACTCGCGCCTTACAGCAGGGCCAGCCGGCGCGCCCGGGCGGGATCGGCCACCGCGGCCTCCCACCGGCGCACGGCCGCCTCGCGCTCGGCGTCGGGCGCATCGGCGTAGTAGCCCAGCGTGTCGTTGAGGCCCCGGCTGAGCTCCTCGATGGCGGCCAGGCGCACGTCCAGCTCCGGGTGGCGCAGCGAGGCCACGAGCCACTCGGCACGGCGGCGGCTGCGGTTCTCCGCCCACCACGCCGTCCACGCGCGCTTGTCCAGGCCGAGCGTGGCGCGCGTCACCTCGCGCAGTGCCTCGGCGGCGGCCTGGGCGCACATCTCGTCGTCGCTGCCGGTGAGGTTGATGAGGCCTTCGATGGAGTCCCGGTCGTGCAGCGTGCCCAGGGCGCGCGCCGCCAGCGAGCGCCGCAGCGCGTCCCGGCTGGTGAGCTCCTGGCGCAGCTCCTTGCGGGCGGCGTCCAGGCGGGGCAGGTGCTTGAGGGCGGCGGCGGCCACGCGCGCGGCGCTGGAGATGTCCGGCTCGTAGTCGAAGAGCCCACGCAGCACGCCGTCCACCAGCTCCACGTACGGGAGGCTGCCGGCGGTGAGGAGCGCGAAGTAGCGCGTGTCCGCGTCGCTCGAGTCCAGCAGCGGCGCGAGGGCCTGGGCCGCGGGCCGGCCGAGCCGCGACAGGGCACCGGGGATGGGGCCCAGCTCGTCGGCCTCGGGCAGCTCCACCACGGGCAGGCGGCTCCACGCGGTGGGGCCGGGGAAGTGCGTGGCGAGCACCTTGGCGCTGGCCTCGGGCGAGCGCGCCAGCTCGGCCATGGCGCTCGCGCGCTGGTTGGCGTCCGGGCCGGTGAGGCGCTTGAGCAGCGGGCCGAAGTCCGGGGGCGGGCGCTCCTCCTGGGACATGACGAGCGGGGCCATGGAAGCGGCGCGGCCCAGCGCGTTGGCGGTGCGGTTGACGAAGGGGCTCCACCCCAGGCCCGCGGCCATGGAGGGCGCCGGAGCGCTCGGGGCCGTGGGGGCGCTGGGTTGGGTGGAGGGCTGCACGTCCACGTCCACGTCGAAGTCCAGCGCGCGCAACTCGCCCAGGCGCTGCTTGCGGAAGAGGATGAGCTCCTGGAAGGCGGCGGGCAGGTCCTGGCAGAAGAGGATGAAGTCGGACAGGCGGCGCTGGCTGATGGGCTTCTGGCCGCAGTCGCCGTAGAGGACGGCCACGAGCCGGCCGCGCACTTCCACGGGGTAGAGGAAGAGGGTGCGGGGCGGCTGGCGGCCGAACAGCTCCAGGTAGTGCTTCGTCAGGCTGTCCGGCGGCATGGGGCCCGCGTAGCTGCCGCGGGTGATGGCCACGGTGCGGAAGACGCTGGAGGCGTCGAGCGGAATGGACACCAGGGAGAGCTGCTCGCTGGCCAGTCCGTCACCGCGTGCGTCCCAGCCGGCGGCGGCGCCGCGCAGCACGGCGAAGGCGGCCACGTAGTCGAAGGTGCGGCGGCCGAAGCGCAGGGCGGTGTCGATGAGCCGGTCGCGGTCGCGCGTGGACTCCTTGAGGGCGGCGCGGGCCTGGGCGAGCGTCCACTCGGGCACCTCGTCGCGCGGGGACTGCGGCGCGGCGGGGGCGGGAGCGCGCGGCTCGAGCTGAGGGCGCGGCGGCTGGGCCGCCACGGGCGCGGCGGGCTGAGGCGCGGGCGCGGGAGGCGCGGCGGCGGGCGGAGCCTGGGGCGCGGGCTGTGCCGCCGGGGGACGCGCGGCGGCTGGAGCGGTGGGCGCGGGCTGCGCCTGCGGAGGCGGAGCCGCGGGGCGTGCGGCGGGAGCG
The sequence above is drawn from the Archangium gephyra genome and encodes:
- a CDS encoding ADYC domain-containing protein — translated: MMDTTKTHGVDTREGSGRMSAWLICMALVTVASGCGACQQVIRPADPTTGPVSTCPGGPTCGIDKALIAGITVTDECPTGNCDPGGNGNAKGLYTAEGGNYCFLAGGQQHFCPEAFIHRPKGLMLAIRYLNGVFGVIEYPVTARLASDSTPVFLTAVEGNRTQLTLKYKQNGVEHTLTGDDVSKVILSLGSMPMGHGDATQFISYDMRFVTDQKAKTEKDGVHRYRLNYREIRPGTAWLRHCAGDDETVVSFLPGQRVSGSTGYVKDDATVTTMGCEQGSIVTCLAWGYTPWDPATGLRDETRDYVFQSCLQAKRAAYFVGKGDWRSYTKRNTKIFRRDQYGFGKPQDSIDRVEALWSPLGAVCFNKENRRRPKADAWLGQNPDNLKTYGVGPCTPEDFTLQGKVFTGPVEDPSTLP
- a CDS encoding FrgA protein — protein: MPSHLAHTLIAQGLLPQDKAEEALRHQTAQGGSIDTALMERRLLPEPQVLHALGEASGLRPVNLADFEPNADVASFIPPKIADRLCVVPLSLDGTTLHVACGYPVPKKELEEVGFLLGRPLELWVATEVRVREWISVIYRQPLAPRYTALLSALDPERMGAAAPAAPQPLQPAQPAAVAAPAPAPAPKPAPAPAPPPKPPDDAALTLEMVERLARSVAAEPFPIAPPQMQPQQPPPPQQRPHGAPPAPAPAAAAQPPRPAAPAAPPASAAPGPATTNPAALREPLRLNMPEPARPAAPPPQAQPAPAARPAAAPPQAQAQPAPAARPAAPPPQAQPAPTAPAAARPPAAQPAPQAPPAAAPPAPAPQPAAPVAAQPPRPQLEPRAPAPAAPQSPRDEVPEWTLAQARAALKESTRDRDRLIDTALRFGRRTFDYVAAFAVLRGAAAGWDARGDGLASEQLSLVSIPLDASSVFRTVAITRGSYAGPMPPDSLTKHYLELFGRQPPRTLFLYPVEVRGRLVAVLYGDCGQKPISQRRLSDFILFCQDLPAAFQELILFRKQRLGELRALDFDVDVDVQPSTQPSAPTAPSAPAPSMAAGLGWSPFVNRTANALGRAASMAPLVMSQEERPPPDFGPLLKRLTGPDANQRASAMAELARSPEASAKVLATHFPGPTAWSRLPVVELPEADELGPIPGALSRLGRPAAQALAPLLDSSDADTRYFALLTAGSLPYVELVDGVLRGLFDYEPDISSAARVAAAALKHLPRLDAARKELRQELTSRDALRRSLAARALGTLHDRDSIEGLINLTGSDDEMCAQAAAEALREVTRATLGLDKRAWTAWWAENRSRRRAEWLVASLRHPELDVRLAAIEELSRGLNDTLGYYADAPDAEREAAVRRWEAAVADPARARRLALL
- a CDS encoding sigma 54-interacting transcriptional regulator yields the protein MPRVPGLMRLFAAGTAMAVALPLKGGELELGRGSPALGEAQDPRMSRRHARIHFDGRRFWVTDLGSQNGTCVDGEPVPANTPREVQRVIRMGDSLFVPSADVHPLELRGVVTREGFIRGPALQALLDEVSRAARLGFPLHIHGESGTGKEGVARAFHENGPRGSGPFVAVNCAAIPQSIAERLLFGAKRGAYSGADADAPGYLQTADGGTIFLDEVVELDLAVQAKLLRALETKEVLSLGAAKPKLVDIHICSASNRDLRALVAAGKLREDLYFRIGRPEVTLPPLRQRPEEIALLLHREVRQVAPQLTLHLSFVEACLMRPWPGNVRELLVEARSAIQAALMQEAPRVEARHLSPSAGTAFGAAASAPPPSPPPEHREPPREAPSRAKALDTDERTRIEEALRQNGGNVAATARALGMHRTQLRRLLERHAIAAPADTEQE
- a CDS encoding serine/threonine-protein kinase; the encoded protein is MSNPGKEERTLEPTLAPEPTAPPALDGTLPGEDAARAAELPVPVAAPRPGEEFPVPHWDRYEFLAPLGSGGMGEVFKARDRRLGRVVALKFIRGADPDKVMRFLQEARAQARIDHPNVCKVYEVGDVAGKAYIAMQLIGGERLDKAAQGMSLPEKVQVMKEVAEAIHEAHRLGVIHRDLKPSNIMVERGEDGRCFPVVMDFGLAYDIGQGHGLTQTGALMGTPSYMAPEQARGDVRSIDRRSDVYSLGATLYELLTGTVPFTGDSLMGTLQKVLHEEPPAPRTHVPQLPGDLETIALKCLNKEPEQRYASARALAEDLARYIDGEPILGQRPSLVYRLRRRARKHRTLVAVSAVSLASILVLAAFGTRSWLEARTTRQRSEERARLAGQLGQQVKEIEWFLRAAYTLPLHDTSREQQLVRERMTRIASQPHELGSLGEGLVHYALGRGYLAMHELGLAHEELTRAQEKGVDSPELHYALGRVLGELYHQALEDARNSGGKEWVAQRQRVLEKQYLEPALQSLERSRDLDLESPRYLEGLIAFYRRDYDAAARLATQAAAETPWVYEARKLAGDVAYTRAMEHLEKGEYEPARTGLEQSGHLYEQAIESGRSDARNHEALAEVWLQQSVIDSRQGRSRKASLERALEAGDKGLQASPLRASGYTKKAQVLMQWYRLMNFEKGGLDPEPILTEWTTTAERAVKLDPRDVYAYDMLGYSHFMRALRLARDGAAPDASWDAAISWLGKALRLQPEYPWGHNDLAQVYRWKGNHEREHGADPRESYAQAEHHLNQAARSDPAYLLAHTNLIELYGTKAAYELSRGLSPQEDVDKALQAGQRALALDGNYYLALNQVALTELTLARYLVASGGDPRPRLERAFQYLERSSAINATYGRTPLYRAMGHLVEVEHAMRDGREPTASLEAGRRALAEAYSHDSGWVECRLVGSRLALAEAAWARQRGRPELPLLQQALAEARRAVEMYPYYETHQQLARVHWRLAEALPTSKAPGSISEGLAQVDLALRLNPNLAHAQALRGGLLLARARTMREAERPDTVRQARTALARALELNPLLRREYEEPLREAESGQR
- a CDS encoding two-component system sensor histidine kinase NtrB; its protein translation is MTQAWISLGACAGLLALAGLALVRVGRSVLALPLSVLCIALSTWNFADFALAHSGGPGWRFIATAAALMSAPSALHFILSFVGERRRLAVAMFSAYGVFGVLAATAVAGLGSTRVAEVVHSRGFVLTVLAFTAPLLLGGFSLLTQHLRHEVRATERTRAGLMLTGLALLVTLLGTDLVAVLGQEVPRLGNLGTLLGLPAIAVVALRLRLFGQELSNVHAMYALLLALMGVLAYLAVFQLFAGQYGALVVGTAAVTLTLLAITRRGVIAFVAQRERLEQMATLGRFSAQMAHDLKNPIAALKGAAQYLKVEHSQGQPWDDKGEFLDLLLEQVERLDRVVSTYQRLGRVEPLMQPLDLNQLAASVLSLQTFTGRPEVELKRELAADLPRCTGDWDLLANAVENLVRNAFEAMHRGGTLTLRTRLDGTGVALSVEDTGEGMNARTRERAFDDFYTTKATGSGLGLAFVRRVVEAHGGEVTLTSHEGRGTTVTLRLPVSGSPAGEPVPGEAEPWPG